The following are encoded together in the Limanda limanda chromosome 12, fLimLim1.1, whole genome shotgun sequence genome:
- the kif15 gene encoding kinesin-like protein KIF15 → MSAINTGRAGSVDSSQLVASGDGDSIKVFVRVRPLTRGTGLTTDGDQNLCLTVTSSNTIRLLSKPEPRTFTYDHVADMDTSQDSVFSTVAKNIVESCMNGYNGTIFAYGQTGSGKTFTMLGPSELDNFTDEHRGVIPRSFEYLFFLINREVEQSAGTKSFLCKCSFIEIYNEQIYDLLDTASASLFMRENIKKGVFVEGALEKFVNSAAEAYQVLSMGWRNRRVASTSMNRESSRSHAVFTMTLESKESINEVVNIRMSQLNLVDLAGSERQKDTHTEGSRLKESSSINRSLMCLGQVIMALVDVSNGKNRHICYRDSKLTFLLRDSLGGNAKTYIIANVHPGSKCFGETLSTLQFAQRAKLIKNKAVINEDTQGNVRQLQAEVKKLKEQLAQALTSPGGDYGRDNAPGGPELPMGSSLDIQHDFSFKTKFMAAVRLWTKREEDKRTLLQKVAQLEEAWTQKDKFIHSSRMIVRFREDHISRLEKKMKAGQNLLCDKDSQALIDQLKEEINILRDQVEHHPKMTRYAAENYSLREENRHLRSLESVVKAEEDIVQVSVELEEAFQTAMESERATETPAASSTPVAADSVSTSTIEKLKAQLLQKQSDLTSALQAFEEYREITKKQLSQLESEKRYLDKSNRHLENILEATNAYKKREVSELNRIHVETLKILTTPSKVHHLRSPFLPLCSPDHLNGTYNKEDDIRDEQPPSDMAEMALTEELRHVQEQTSCFQSQLNEEELKNSKLLQQIAKFEEQITVISKESDQKNERLSAERAKRNRDQLSLQETVNKLKQSLQSEQQASDVLRSEIRDLRLVLQSSDNELAAVRDKLRDGQRQQQKEMSQLSNSLISTQIQLDKVQLEWEQLLEQHRTLQDSFDQIQAETKFEADQSRQQLQDRQQEIDKVKAQLMKLNNSLQNEQEHSSTLISQMRENKESTSKELHETVEQNMQLRKQVSDITAQNQQQETKLVDLEQNLTSTSEIVKGLEQEIEQNKVVVLDLINQTRDLRIELIQKEQTITHLSEDVTDITAKFNAAFLEREDMKEQNSKMQTEMCDLKETLDRSLASNKIEVEVLQEEMTYATEEVERLTKVLDDQNSLLQASQEQTAQKDVMIQNLQQKVQQQQDDVEKTIRNGSLKPLVDTTVTPKSLPRMPHTPGSFNRDLNQVLESHERELENRRSSMMTMEILLAELNAERAAKNDEIARLKTQLTDKEMVRMEIQALLDTFYTKQSQMTQNGNDHEDLTDAIKQTMNKELQEARAEKSDITRTLTNTQRKLQAQESMLAQSQICVQELTSELRNRCLELREVSQRVQDDEKLLQENEGLRKQNVKLSEENGKLVGHKNHKQRIEYLVKLKKDNTKLQAENETLRTEISLMRESGGPPLEIL, encoded by the exons ATGTCGGCAATTAACACCGGTCGAGCAG GATCGGTCGATTCATCCCAGCTTGTTGCCAG TGGTGACGGCGATTCCATCAAAGTTTTTGTGCGAGTGCGACCTCTGACCCGGGGCACTGGACTGACCACAGATGGAGATCAGAATCTGTGTCTCACCGTCACCTCATCCAACACCATCCGTCTGCTCTCCAAACCAGAGCCGAGAACCTTCACCTATGACCATGTGGCTGATATGGACACATCTCAG GACTCTGTATTCTCCACTGTGGCTAAGAATATTGTGGAGTCTTGCATGAATGGATACAATGGCACTATATTTGCCTA TGGACAAACCGGCTCAGGGAAAACATTCACCATGCTTG GACCATCTGAGTTGGATAACTTCACAGATGAACACCGCGGGGTTATCCCTCGAAGTTTTGAGTACCTGTTTTTTCTCATAAACAGAGAAGTGGAACAG TCTGCCGGGACTAAGAGTTTCCTCTGCAAATGTTCTTTTATTGAGATATATAATGAACAAATTTACGACCTCCTGGACACAGCGTCAGCCAGTCTCTTCATGAGGGAAAATATTAAGAAGGGTGTTTTTGTTGAGGGAGCTCTGGAGAAGTTTGTCAATTCAGCCGCTGAAGCTTACCAG GTTCTGTCTATGGGCTGGCGTAATCGACGAGTGGCCTCCACCTCTATGAACCGCGAGTCTTCCAGATCTCATGCTGTGTTTACCATGACTTTGGAGTCCAAAGAGTCCATCAATGAGGTGGTGAACATCCGAATGTCTCAGCTGAACCTGGTGGACCTGGCAGGATCCGAGAGGCagaaagatacacacacagaaggctCCAGGCTCAAG gAGTCCAGCAGTATCAATCGTTCCCTCATGTGTCTTGGTCAGGTGATCATGGCCCTGGTGGATGTGTCCAATGGGAAGAACCGCCACATCTGCTACAGGGACTCTAAACTCACCTTCTTGCTAAGG GATTCTCTTGGAGGAAATGCAAAGACTTACATCATAGCCAATGTGCACCCTGGTTCAAAGTGTTTTGGAGAAACACTGTCGACCTTGCAGTTCGCTCAGAGGGCAAAGCTGATCAAGAACAAG GCGGTCATCAATGAAGATACACAGGGAAATGTGAGGCAGTTACAGGCTGAGGTGAAGAAGCTCAAGGAGCAGCTTGCACAGGCACTCACTTCTCCGGGAGGGGACTATGGGAGAGATAACGCACCAGGAGGACCTGAACTGCCCATGg GCTCTTCCCTTGACATTCAACAtgacttttcatttaaaacaaagtttatGGCAGCTGTTCGTCTGTGGACGAAGCGTGAAGAGGACAAGAGG ACGCTGCTCCAGAAGGTGGCTCAGCTCGAGGAGGCCTGGACACAAAAAGACAAGTTCATCCATTCTAGCCGAATGATTGTCAGGTTTCGAGAAGATCACATCTCTCGTCTCGAGAAAAAAATGAAGGCAGGACAAAACCTCCTGTGTGACAAGGACTCTCAGGCTCTGATTGACCAGCTGAAAGAAGAGATTAACATCTTGAGAGATCAG GTTGAACATCATCCAAAGATGACTCGATATGCAGCCGAGAACTACAGCCTGAGAGAGGAGAACCGGCACCTGCGTTCTCTTGAATCAGTGGTGAAAGCTGAGGAAGatatagtccaagtttctgttGAATTGGAAGAGGCCTTCCAGACGGCCATGGAGTCAGAAAGAGCCACAGAGA ctccagcagcctcctcaaCCCCCGTGGCTGCAGACAGTGTTTCAACATCTACTATTGAGAAGCTAAAGGCTCAACTGCTTCAGAAACAGTCCGACCTCACATCTGCGCTTCAGGCATTTGAGGAGTACAGAGAAATCACCAA GAAACAGTTGTCTCAGCTGGAGTCTGAAAAAAGATACCTGGACAAGTCTAACAGGCATTTGGAAAATATTTTGGAAGCCACGAACGCTTATAAGAAACGGGAGGTCTCTGAACTGAACAGAATTCACGTTGAAACTTTAAAG ATTCTAACCACGCCCTCAAAAGTGCACCACTTGCGGTCCCCTTTCCTGCCTCTGTGCAGCCCGGACCACCTGAACGGGACATACAACAAGGAAGACGATATTAGGGATGAGCAGCCTCCGTCAGACATGGCTGAGATGGCCTTGACTGAGGAGCTGCGCCATGTGCAA GAGCAAACCAGCTGTTTCCAGTCCCAGCTGAATGAGGAGGAACTAAAGAACAGCAAGCTGTTGCAGCAAATTGCAAAATTTGAAGAGCAGATCACTGTGATATCAAAAGAGTCTGACCAGAAGAATGAG CGACTTTCTGCAGAGAGAGCGAAAAGGAACAGAGATCAGCTCAGCCTGCAAGAAACTGTGAATAAGCTCAAACAAAGCCTTCAGTCTGAACAGCAAGCCTCAGACG tCCTGAGGAGTGAGATCCGCGATCTACGCCTGGTGCTGCAGTCGTCCGATAATGAGCTGGCTGCTGTTAGGGACAAGTTAAGAGACGGCcagagacagcagcagaaagagatGAGCCAGCTCTCCAACAGTCTGATCAGCACACAGATCCAACTTGACAAAGTCCA GCTGGAGTGGGAGCAGCTTCTGGAGCAGCATCGGACTCTGCAGGATTCATTTGACCAGATTCAAGCTGAGACTAAGTTTGAGGCTGATCAGTCaagacagcagctgcaggacaggcagcaggagattgacAAAGTGAAAGCACAGCTCATG AAATTGAATAACTCTCTGCAAAACGAGCAAGAGCACTCAAGCACCCTGATCTCGcagatgagagaaaacaaagaaagtaCATCAAA AGAACTCCATGAAACTGTGGAGCAGAACATGCAGCTCAGAAAACAAGTCTCGGACATAACGGCACAAAACCAACAACAG GAAACAAAACTTGTCGATCTTGAGCAAAACCTTACCTCTACCAGTGAAATCGTAAAGGGCTTGGAGCAAGAGATTGAACAGAATAAG gTTGTTGTTCTAGATCTGATTAATCAGACCAGAGACCTCCGCATTGAGCTGATCCAGAAAGAGCAGACCATTACCCACCTGTCTGAAGATGTCACAGACATCACA GCCAAGTTCAATGCTGCCTTCCTTGAAAGGGAGGATATGAAGGAACAAAACTCCAAGATGCAAACAGAAATGTGTGACCTGAAAGAAACCTTAGACAGAAGTTTGGCATCCAACAAGATAGAG GTGGAGGTGTTGCAGGAGGAGATGACTTATGCCACAGAGGAGGTTGAGAGACTCACTAAGGTCTTAGATGATCAGAATAGCCTCCTCCAAGCATCTCAAGAGCAAACAGCTCAGAAGGATGTCATGATACAGAATCTACAGCAGAAG GTGCAACAACAGCAAGATGATGTTGAGAAAACGATCAGAAATGGAAGTTTGAAACCCCTTGTGGATACGACAGTCACACCTAAATCATTACCTCGG ATGCCTCACACTCCAGGCAGCTTCAACAGGGATCTGAACCAGGTGCTTGAGAGTCATGAGAGGGAGCTGGAGAATCGACGCTCCTCCATGATGACCATGGAGATTCTTTTAGCAGAGCTGAATGCTGAGAGAGCTGCCAAGAATGATGAGATCGCAAGGCTGAAG ACGCAGCTCACTGATAAAGAGATGGTCCGGATGGAGATCCAGGCCTTGCTTGACACGTTTTATACCAAGCAGAGTCAGATGACACAGAATGGAAATGATCA TGAGGATCTTACTGATGCCATTAAACAGACTATGAATAAAGAGCTGCAGGAGGCGCGAGCAGAGAAG AGTGACATAACAAGGACGCTGACTAATACTCAAAGAAA ACTGCAGGCGCAGGAGTCCATGTTGGCTCAGTCTCAAATCTGCGTTCAGGAGCTGACCTCTGAGCTGAGGAACCGTTGTTTAGAGCTGAGAGAGGTGAGCCAGCGGGTACAGGACGACGAGAAACTTTTACAG gagaatgaGGGTCTCCGTAAGCAGAACGTGAAGCTGTCGGAGGAGAATGGAAAACTTGTTGGACATAAGAACCACAAACAGAGGATTGAATATCTGGTGAAGCTAAAAAAGGACAACACGAAACTTCAAGCG gaaaACGAAACGCTCCGAACAGAGATTAGCTTGATGCGAGAAAGTGGAGGTCCACCGCTGGAGATCCTGTAA
- the tdrd9 gene encoding ATP-dependent RNA helicase TDRD9 yields the protein MKKVFTSEQISAWFTSGATFAKINLTEQAAVKKLEEPAAEESRPSEVPDESSLETVDSGGSPQKQKPAGSPAPPPLAYYEYPSLPITKNRKELISLIENHSVVIIRGATGSGKTTQLPQYILDHYNAKNASCNIVVTQPRKIGATSVARWVAKQRKCTLGSLVGYQVGLEKMATEHTRLIYMTTGVLLQKLVSSKCLTEYSHIFVDEVHERTEEMDFLLLILKKLLHSNSRYVKIILMSATINCRQFADYFGTLIRGKMNPAYVFEVEGAPFAIKEFYLDDLQNLLPYRLLESCHQDDPNIAVEMYNLAISLIQSFDEVEGEDSCKADKDSGVTLSEKGSVLVFLPGFHEISYMQEALAKLGLHKRLQVYPLHSSVTLEEQNGVFLPPVPGYRKVILSTNIAESSVTVSDVKYVIDFCLTRHLVCDQETNYQSLRLTWASKTNCNQRRGRAGRVSKGYCYRLITKEFWKNEIPEYMIPEMLLAPLATIMLKVKLLDMGDPRSVLSTALSPPNLDDIVRTVLQLKEMGALSVKSDCRSQNDDGELTFLGRVVAHLPVDLYLGKMIVLGHVFGCLDDCLIIAASHSLKSFFAIPSMQQIAGHRSKMAFASGTPSDSIGFVNAFKAWHSSKKTGQLRHPKDELDWGKENFIQIKRIREVAELYEDLKRRVSQFNMHVQDSIQPSDYTSTNTQKFLLQVIIAGAYYPNYFIQKELDEDLAARELSGFNPRTTVMMRNMPPYSFLYYKQLQSLFRLCGQVKTICFDNTRAYVEFYRTSQDSGVLPEVSLALVLSQQSSPMELSVYPIEQIEKCAGNRNLTHMKYSRVNVDFQSQSVCPAGLLSSSIDPDKLPPSHYFVVNITEVVEVGHFWGFQADEASLEMQRCLTAEISKHTLKPIPVSLYPNLSCLALYSELNEHSSYYRAKILHIRGNTVEVFFLDFGNTAVVACSSLRELPPDILTYPFQAHEFQVSGMRPSAQSIIHGNQWSSRARDRFRNLVKGNSVIVSVYSILHNVMRVELLINTETTTTSVVDILVEEGHAVEAEESFDSKENHEVLMSLYKDMETGKYVPNSVCSSWKDRKKEEKELIDDLLAHFSKSNLSISKKRVQVYGPTSPYKSSFQSSNQKTYYKTVCIERSSINLLALNENPHDKHQRMLVAGSVSVNSSGTRILLRDTTIMPDIPGLPSLITLLFTPIMELRTNEEGTCYTGSICGLGCNSQAQEGILPEHDIELAFDVKFDVEDITEINALRGAINSLVCEGPSGTLHLGPDRTSHLQEDCRERLLSLFTKSPPREAVTPRIYEKVEKWNQVEPSMRMNILEPGGRGFVYQLHPVTLLN from the exons ATGAAGAAAGTTTTCACCTCCGAGCAGATTTCCGCCTGGTTCACTTCGGGAGCCACGTTTGCCAAAATTAACCTCACAGAGCAAGCGGCTGTGAAGAAGCTCGAAGAACCAGCGGCCGAGGAGAGCAG gcCATCAGAGGTTCCTGATGAGAGCAGCCTGGAGACTGTGGACTCCGGAGGGAGTCCCCAAAAACAGAAACCTGCTGGGA gtcctgctcctcctccactggcCTACTATGAGTACCCAAGTTTGCCCATAACCAAAAACAGAAAGGAG CTGATTTCCCTCATAGAAAACCACTCTGTAGTGATTATTCGAGGAGCCACAGGCAGTGGCAAGACCACCCAGCTGCCACAGTACATTCTGGACCACTACAATGCCAAAAATGCCTCGTGCAACATCGTGGTCACCCAACCTCGCAAGATTGGGGCTACCAGTGTTGCTCGATGGGTTGCCAAACAGCGGAAGTGTACCCTGGGTAGTTTGGTGGGATATCAG GTTGGACTGGAGAAAATGGCGACTGAGCACACGCGCCTCATCTACATGACGACAGGAGTGCTGCTGCAAAAACTGGTCTCTTCCAAGTGCCTCACAGAGTACTCGCACATCTTCGTAGATGAG GTTCACGAGCGGACTGAGGAGATGGACTTTCTCTTACTGATTTTGAAGAAACTCCTTCATTCCAACTCTCGTTATGTCAAG ATCATCCTCATGTCAGCCACCATTAACTGCAGACAGTTTGCTGATTACTTCGGAACCCTGATTCGTGGCAAGATGAACCCTGCctatgtgtttgaagtggaAGGGGCACCGTTTGCCATTAAGGAGTTCTATCTGGATGACCTACAAAACCTGTTACCATATAGG CTGTTAGAGTCCTGTCATCAAGATGACCCCAACATCGCAGTAGAGATGTACAATCTTGCCATCAGTCTCATCCAGAGCTTTGACGAGGTGGAGGGCGAAGATTCCTG CAAAGCTGACAAAGACAGTGGTGTAACTTTGTCTGAGAAAGGCAGTGTTCTGGTTTTCCTTCCTGGGTTTCACGAGATAAGCTACATGCAGGAGGCTTTGGCCAAGCTTGGCCTCCACAAAAG ATTGCAAGTTTATCCTCTTCACTCCTCTGTGACTCTGGAGGAGCAGAACGGTGTGTTTCTGCCTCCTGTCCCTGGATACAGGAAG GTCATCCTTTCCACCAACATTGCAGAGAGTTCGGTGACTGTATCGGATGTCAAATATG TCATTGACTTCTGCCTTACCCGTCACCTGGTCTGTGACCAAGAAACCAATTATCAGTCTCTCCGTCTCACCTGGGCATCCAAAACCAACTGTAACCAGCGTAGAG GTAGGGCAGGACGAGTGTCTAAGGGCTACTGTTATCGTCTTATCACCAAAGAGTTCTGGAAGAACGAGATCCCAGAATACATGATTCCTGAGATGCTG CTTGCCCCCTTGGCCACTATCATGCTGAAAGTGAAGCTGCTGGATATGGGAGATCCCCGCTCGGTCCTCTCCACAGCACTTTCACCCCCAAATCTTGATGACATAGTAAGAACTGTGCTGCAACTCAAAGAG ATGGGCGCTCTGTCTGTGAAAAGTGACTGCAGGTCTCAGAACGATGATGGAGAGCTAACATTCCTAGGTCGAGTGGTGGCCCACTTACCTGTGGACCTGTACCTGGGGAAGATGATTGTCCTCGGCCATGTCTTTGGTTGCCTGGACGATTGCCTCATCATAG CTGCCTCACACTCTCTGAAGAGTTTCTTTGCCATACCGTCCATGCAGCAGATCGCCGGCCACAG GAGCAAGATGGCCTTTGCCTCTGGAACACCAAGTGATTCCATAGGTTTTGTAAATGCCTTCAAG GCATGGCACTCTTCCAAAAAGACTGGACAACTGAGACACCCAAag GACGAGCTGGATTGGGGAAAAGAGAACTTCATTCAGATCAAACGGATCAGGGAG gttgCAGAGCTGTATGAGGACCTGAAGAGACGTGTTTCCCAGTTCAACATGCATGTGCAGGACAGCATTCAACCATCAGACTATACCAGCACAAACACGCAGAAGTTCCTTCTTCAG gtGATTATCGCTGGTGCCTACTACCCCAACTACTTCATCCAGAAGGAACTAGATGAAGACCTGGCCGCCAGAGAATTAAGTGGCTTCAACCCCAGGACAACAGTCATG ATGAGGAACATGCCTCCATACAGTTTCCTGTACTATAAGCAGCTGCAGTCTCTGTTCCGCCTGTGTGGACAAGTCAAAACCATCTGCTTTGATAACACCAG AGCATATGTGGAGTTCTACAGGACATCTCAAGACTCAGGGGTTCTGCCTGAAGTGTCCCTCGCTCTCGTCCTTTCCCAGCAGAGCTCTCCCATGGAACTTTCTGTCTACCCCATTGAACAAATTGAAAAATGTGCTGGTAACAGAAACCTAACCCACATGAAATATTCACG AGTGAATGTTGACTTCCAGAGCCAGTCCGTCTGCCCAGCGGGACTGTTGAGCAGCTCTATTGATCCAGACAAACTACCCCCAAGCCACTACTTTGTGGTCAACATCACAGAG gtggtggaggtgggacATTTCTGGGGCTTCCAGGCAGATGAAGCCAGTTTAGAGATGCAGCGCTGTCTGACAGCTGAgatcagcaaacacacactgaagcctATACCTGTGTCACTCTACCCCAACCTGAGTTGTCTGGCGCTTTACTCCGAGCTCAATGAGCACAGTTCGTACTACCGTGCCAAGATCCTGCACATCCGTGGCAACACAGTGGAG GTTTTCTTCTTGGACTTTGGTAACACAGCAGTTGTTGCCTGCAGCAGCCTCAGAGAGCTCCCTCCTGATATTCTGACTTACCCTTTCCAG GCTCATGAGTTTCAAGTTTCCGGGATGCGTCCATCAGCCCAGTCCATCATTCATGGGAACCAGTGGAGCAGCCGAGCCCGCGATCGCTTCCGCAACCTGGTAAAGGGCAATTCTGTCATCGTGTCAGTGTACTCCATACTCCACAATGTCATGCGTGTTGAGCTGCTCATCAACACAGAGACAACAACCACCAGTGTGGTAGACATCTTGGTGGAGGAAGGACATGCGGTCGAGGCTGAAGAGAGCTTCGATTCCAAG GAAAACCACGAGGTGCTGATGTCCCTGTACAAGGAcatggaaacagggaaatatgtCCCTaactctgtctgcagctcctggAAGGATCgcaagaaagaggaaaaggagctCATTGACGACCTTCTCGCTCACTTTTCCAAGAGCAACCTCTCCATTTCCAAGAAAAGG GTTCAGGTGTATGGACCAACCAGTCCTTACAAGTCAAGCTTCCAGAGCTCAAACCAAAAGACCTACTACAA GACGGTGTGTATAGAGAGGAGCAGCATCAACCTTCTGGCGCTGAATGAAAACCCTCATGACAAACATCAGAGGATGCTGGTGGCTGGATCTGTGTCAGTCAACTCCTCAG gaaCACGCATTCTTCTAAGAGATACCACCATCATGCCAGACATCCCCGGACTGCCTTCACTCATTACCTTGCTCTTCACCCCCATCATGGAGTTACG CACTAATGAAGAGGGGACCTGCTACACCGGCAGCATCTGTGGCCTCGGCTGCAACAGTCAAGCACAAGAAGGCATCCTACCGGAGCATGACATCGAACTCGCCTTTGATGTCAAGTTTGATGTGGAGGACATCACTGAG aTAAACGCCTTACGAGGTGCTATTAACTCTCTGGTGTGTGAAGGGCCCAGTGGCACGCTGCATCTGGGGCCTGACAGGACCAGCCACCTGCAGGAGGACTGTCGGGAGCGCCTCTTAAG TCTTTTCACCAAGTCGCCCCCCCGGGAAGCTGTCACTCCCAGAATCTACGAGAAAGTGGAGAAATGGAACCAG GTGGAGCCCTCGATGAGGATGAACATCTTGGAGCCAGGAGGAAGAGGCTTTGTTTACCAGCTGCATCCTGTGACTCTCCTCAATTAA
- the rd3l gene encoding protein RD3-like produces MPLFSWMKWSHVTKVQTQNEAPPLKSSEAVPSRRLIRELLWHVEEREQLARELEREHRLAHSSPGLQWFQKYHRLRTLIPTSELYQLEFLCAQIPPIHAAAVLSRFREVLATNNIRPWELVSVFKQVLRDFVNHKQYDEEYDFSGQSAQLRPMEAWTSRYKMRQGFVTTTIPNCGDYPREEIPTISGYVDWAMRHSSSFSCYSDWEHPYNYPASLRSNGTYSTTL; encoded by the exons ATGCCCCTGTTCAGCTGGATGAAGTGGTCTCATGTGACAAAAGTGCAGACTCAGAATGAAGCGCCACCTCTTAAGAGCTCAGAGGCTGTGCCCAGCCGCAGGTTGATCAGAGAGCTCCTGTGGCATGTAGAGGAACGTGAACAACTGGCACGGGAATTGGAGCGAGAGCACAGGTTGGCCCACAGCTCTCCGGGCCTCCAATGGTTCCAGAAGTACCATCGGTTACGGACTCTCATCCCCACATCAGAGCTTTACCAGCTAGAGTTCCTGTGTGCCCAGATACCACCGATCCATGCAGCCGCAGTCCTTTCCAG GTTCCGTGAGGTGCTGGCCACTAACAACATAAGGCCCTGGGAGCTGGTGTCGGTCTTCAAGCAGGTGCTGAGAGACTTTGTGAACCATAAGCAATATGATGAAGAGTACGACTTCTCAGGTCAGTCAGCACAGCTCAGACCAATGGAGGCTTGGACCAGCCGCTATAAAATGAGGCAGGGCTTTGTCACGACTACCATCCCCAACTGTGGAGACTACCCAAGGGAGGAGATACCAACAATCTCTGGATATGTGGACTGGGCCATGCGGCACTCCAGTTCATTCTCATGTTACAGCGACTGGGAGCATCCATATAACTATCCAGCATCTCTCAGGTCCAATGGGACATACAGCACTACACTGTGA